From a region of the Triticum aestivum cultivar Chinese Spring chromosome 7D, IWGSC CS RefSeq v2.1, whole genome shotgun sequence genome:
- the LOC123169497 gene encoding putative clathrin assembly protein At5g57200, with the protein MGTASMQKSWRKACGAIKDSTTVSLAKVNSGRDHLKDLDVAVVKATSHVERPPKDRHLAITCAAGVVAVAAEIVSARSRTEVSHCVHALARRLSNTSNWVVALKALVVIHRALREGDGGAFREELLSHGRRRGHALQMSSFKDDSGHLAWDCSAWVRTYALFLEERLECFAVLRYDVEAERLRAPAPAAEGQTPHTKAQGRTRGLGKDDLLEQLPALQQLLFRLVGCQPEGAAFGNYLIQYALALVLKESFKIYCAVNDGIINLVDVFFDMSKLDAIKAQDIYRRTGTLPPASFLVTMEEYIREAPRAGHVANKTIEYRQLDPTADQEEQPPPEPPREATTKEPAVEEPMPEPEEEPHSAPELNDEPQPTTTTDDFDLLGLHEVSSAAAELEESNALALAIVAPGGSSDASASAAVDMAGSSGWELALVAARTDISNRSTEMKLAGGFDGLLLDSLYEDAARRQQPQATYADPAGDPFAASTSVAPPTDVQMSMMAQQQQEMFGMPLPFQHAGAGASGSQANPFGDAYSAMLPQGQGQGQGTPFHGHGSGSLI; encoded by the exons ATGGGCACGGCTTCGATGCAGAAGAGCTGGCGCAAGGCGTGCGGCGCCATCAAGGACTCCACCACCGTCAGCCTCGCCAAGGTCAACAGCGGCCGCGACCACCTCAAGGATCTCGACGTCGCCGTCGTCAAGGCCACCAGCCACGTCGAGCGGCCGCCCAAGGACCGACACCTCGCCA TCACCTGCGCCGCGGGCGTCGTCGCCGTCGCTGCAGAGATCGTCAGCGCCCGGTCGCGCACGGAGGTCTCCCACTGCGTCCACGCGCTCGCCAGGCGCCTCTCCAACACCAGCAACTGGGTG GTGGCTCTGAAGGCGCTGGTGGTGATCCACAGGGCGCTGCgggagggcgacggcggcgcgttCAGGGAGGAGCTGCTGAGCCACGGGCGGCGCCGGGGCCACGCGCTGCAGATGTCCAGCTTCAAGGACGACTCGGGCCACCTGGCCTGGGACTGCTCCGCGTGGGTGCGCACCTACGCGCTCTTCCTCGAGGAGCGGCTCGAGTGCTTCGCGGTGCTGCGGTACGACGTGGAGGCGGAGCGGCTCAGAGccccggcgccggcggcggaggggcAGACGCCTCACACCAAGGCGCAGGGCAGGACGAGGGGCCTCGGCAAGGACGACCTCCTCGAGCAGCTCCCCGCTCTGCAGCAGCTGCTCTTCCGGCTCGTCGGCTGCCAG CCTGAAGGAGCGGCGTTCGGGAACTACCTCATACAGTACGCCTTAGCTCTGGTGCTGAAGGAGAGCTTCAAGATCTACTGCGCCGTCAACGATGGCATCATCAACCTCGTGGACGTG TTCTTCGACATGAGCAAGCTCGATGCGATCAAAGCCCAGGACATCTACAGAAGAACAGGAACTCTG CCACCGGCGTCGTTTCTTGTGACGATGGAAGAGTACATCAGAGAAGCTCCCAGAGCTGGCCACGTTGCAAATAAGACCATT GAATATCGGCAGCTGGATCCTACTGCAGACCAAGAAGAACAGCCACCGCCTGAACCGCCGCGCGAGGCCACGACCAAAGAACCTGCAGTGGAGGAACCGATGCCGGAGCCCGAAGAGGAACCCCACTCTGCACCTGAGCTCAACGATGAACCGCAACCTACCACCACCACTGACGATTTCGATTTACTG ggttTACATGAGGTGAGCTCTGCTGCCGCTGAGCTCGAGGAGAGCAACGCACTGGCCCTGGCCATTGTAGCGCCAG GTGGTAGCAGCGACGCGTCTGCGTCTGCTGCCGTTGACATGGCTGGATCTTCGGGCTGGGAGCTGGCGTTGGTCGCGGCACGGACCGACATCAGCAACCGATCGACAGAGATGAAACTG GCCGGGGGCTTCGACGGCCTGCTGCTCGACAGCTTGTACGAGGACGCGGCGAGGAGGCAGCAGCCGCAGGCCACCTACGCGGACCCCGCCGGGGACCCGTTCGCCGCCTCGACGAGCGTCGCGCCGCCGACCGACGTGCAGATGTCGATGATGGCGCAACAGCAGCAGGAGATGTTTGGGATGCCGCTGCCGTTTCAGCATGCCGGTGCCGGTGCTTCTGGGTCTCAGGCCAATCCGTTCGGTGACGCGTACTCTGCTATGTTACCCcaggggcaggggcaggggcagggcaCGCCCTTCCATGGCCACGGGAGCGGCAGCTTGATCTGA
- the LOC123166463 gene encoding UDP-glycosyltransferase 86A2, producing the protein MAQKDAGVAAASGGRKGKPHAVVVVYPMQGHIIPETHLALRLAARGFAVTVVTTEAVHDQTARALGVDPAGHDAFAGARSAGMDVRCELVSDGLPLGFDRSLHHDEFHGSLLHALSGHVEELLGRVVVDPAATCLVADTFFSWPATLARKLGIPYVSFWTEAALIFNLYYHVHLLTENGHFGCNEPRKDTITYIPGVPAIEPHELMSYLQETDATSVVHRIIFKAFEQARGADYVLCNTVEELEPSTIAALRAEKPFYAVGPILPAGFARSAVATSMWAESDCSHWLDAQPPGSVLYISFGSYAHVTKQELREIAGGVLASGARFLWVMRPGIVSSDDPDPLPEGFAAASAGRGLVVPWCCQVEVLSHAAVGGFLTHCGWNSVLESVWAGVPMLCFPLLTDQITNRRLVVREWRVGVTIGDRGAVFADEVKARIERVMSGKEGKDLGEAVKKVRATLEAAAAHGGSSQRSFDEFVDELTRRCGGC; encoded by the exons ATGGCGCAAAAGGATGCCGGCgtagcggcggcgagcggcggccgcAAGGGCAAGCCGCACGCGGTGGTGGTGGTGTACCCGATGCAGGGCCACATCATCCCCGAGACGCACCTCGCGctgcggctggcggcgcggggcttCGCCGTGACGGTGGTCACCACGGAGGCCGTGCACGACCAGACGGCGCGCGCGCTCGGCGTCGACCCGGCCGGGCACGACGCCTTCGCCGGCGCGCGCTCGGCGGGGATGGACGTGCGCTGCGAGCTCGTCAGCGACGGCCTCCCCTTGGGGTTCGACCGGTCGCTGCACCACGACGAGTTCCACGGCTCGCTGCTCCACGCGCTCTCCGGCCACGTCGAGGAGCTGCTCGGCCGCGTCGTCGTCGACCCGGCCGCCACGTGCCTCGTCGCCGACACCTTCTTCTCGTGGCCGGCGACCCTGGCCAGGAAGCTCGGCATCCCGTACGTGTCCTTCTGGACGGAGGCCGCGCTCATCTTCAACCTCTACTACCACGTCCACCTGCTCACCGAAAACGGCCACTTCGGATGCAACG AGCCACGGAAGGACACGATCACGTACATCCCGGGCGTGCCGGCGATCGAGCCGCACGAGCTCATGTCGTACCTCCAGGAGACGGACGCCACCAGCGTGGTGCACCGCATCATCTTCAAGGCGTTCGAGCAGGCGCGCGGCGCCGACTACGTCCTCTGCAACACCGTGGAGGAGCTGGAGCCGTCCACCATCGCCGCGCTCCGCGCCGAGAAGCCCTTCTACGCCGTGGGCCCCATCCTCCCCGCCGGCTTCGCCCGCAGCGCCGTCGCCACCTCCATGTGGGCCGAGTCCGACTGCTCCCACTGGCTGGACGCGCAGCCGCCGGGGTCCGTGCTCTACATCTCCTTCGGTAGCTACGCGCACGTCACCAAGCAGGAGCTGCGCGAGATCGCCGGGGGAGTCCTGGCCAGCGGCGCGAGGTTCCTGTGGGTGATGCGGCCGGGCATCGTGAGCTCCGACGACCCGGACCCGCTGCCCGAGGGGTTCGCGGCGGCGTCCGCCGGGCGTGGGCTGGTGGTGCCGTGGTGCTGCCAGGTGGAGGTGCTCTCCCACGCCGCGGTGGGTGGATTCCTGacgcactgcgggtggaactcTGTGCTGGAGAGCGTGTGGGCGGGAGTGCCCATGCTGTGCTTCCCTCTGCTCACCGATCAGATCACCAACCGGCGACTCGTCGTGCGGGAGTGGCGCGTCGGCGTGACCATCGGGGATCGTGGCGCTGTGTTTGCCGACGAGGTGAAGGCGAGGATCGAGCGCGTGATGTCCGGAAAAGAGGGGAAGGACCTCGGGGAGGCGGTGAAGAAGGTGAGGGCGACCCTTGAGGCCGCGGCGGCGCACGGCGGGTCATcgcagcggagcttcgatgagttCGTCGACGAGCTAACGCGGCGTTGCGGCGGATGTTAA